One window of Catonella massiliensis genomic DNA carries:
- a CDS encoding permease-like cell division protein FtsX, producing MFSLASVGTIAACLFLFGLFFFIVTNVENIMKSAEGGVGITVFFEDGISDAKKKEIGAKIEARKEVREVKYVSADEAWRRYKETSLKPELVETFGNDNPLAGSDSYTVFVKKIENQAEIVNYISFLDGVRKVNSSGSTVSGFTAINSLVGIISVTIIGLLLSVAIFLISTTIAMGISVRKEEIFIMRMVGATDFFISAPFIIEGVIMGVVGAALPLILLYFIYERAVDVLTERFNALVNVLVFIDIKEEFAVLVPLALAIGVGIGFVGSFFTVRRHIDV from the coding sequence ATGTTTTCTTTAGCATCTGTGGGTACCATAGCCGCCTGCCTATTTCTTTTTGGCTTATTTTTCTTTATTGTAACCAATGTAGAAAACATAATGAAATCTGCGGAGGGAGGCGTAGGGATTACGGTCTTTTTTGAAGACGGCATATCAGATGCCAAAAAGAAAGAAATAGGGGCTAAGATAGAGGCTAGGAAGGAAGTAAGGGAAGTTAAGTATGTATCAGCTGATGAGGCTTGGAGACGGTACAAAGAGACTTCGCTAAAGCCTGAGCTTGTGGAAACTTTTGGTAATGACAACCCGCTTGCAGGAAGTGATTCCTATACTGTATTTGTGAAAAAAATTGAGAATCAGGCGGAGATAGTTAATTATATAAGTTTTCTTGATGGAGTGAGGAAGGTCAACAGCAGTGGCAGCACGGTTTCCGGATTTACTGCCATTAATTCTCTTGTTGGAATTATATCGGTAACTATCATTGGACTTCTTCTCTCGGTCGCTATTTTTCTTATAAGTACGACTATAGCCATGGGTATATCAGTAAGAAAAGAAGAAATCTTCATTATGAGGATGGTAGGTGCTACGGATTTCTTTATAAGCGCTCCATTTATAATTGAAGGTGTAATCATGGGTGTTGTAGGTGCGGCATTGCCGCTTATTCTGCTTTACTTCATCTATGAAAGGGCAGTTGATGTACTTACTGAGAGGTTCAATGCCCTCGTTAACGTACTTGTCTTCATTGATATTAAAGAGGAGTTTGCGGTACTTGTACCGCTTGCACTTGCAATTGGTGTGGGTATAGGCTTTGTAGGAAGTTTCTTTACAGTAAGGAGGCATATAGATGTCTAA
- a CDS encoding murein hydrolase activator EnvC family protein yields the protein MSKKKVILFSLIFALTASFGGNIATPMADTIKEQKAQKKKLEKKRAKEAEKIEKLKAQKVEIEDAIKKLDEKKEVIELNISDYNTKIDKMEKTIAKVEVEIKAAEKVEKDQYDIMKKRIRYMYENGESDYLDIILGAKSVEDLLNQGEYMAKISDYDNTLLDRYKEAKRIAKEKKVEKEEKLAELNMTLSELEVKKAENERLAEAKGVQIEKFAALIKEAGNKVSEYDLEIGKKEQYIDKLIAAAEKADRERREREAREAAARLANQSNQTGQIVTGKASASGMIWPMPYSTRITSGFGYRSEVMFGSGTFHNGIDIAVNAGTPIIAAKAGRVIGAGYHYSMGNHVIIDHGGGVYTVYMHASKLLVSVGQEVSRGETIALVGSTGMSTGPHLHFSVKINGAYVNPLKYVSP from the coding sequence ATGTCTAAGAAGAAGGTAATTTTATTCTCACTGATTTTTGCACTTACTGCTTCCTTTGGTGGGAATATTGCCACTCCTATGGCCGATACTATTAAGGAACAGAAGGCTCAGAAGAAAAAGCTTGAGAAAAAGAGGGCAAAAGAAGCTGAGAAGATAGAGAAATTAAAAGCACAGAAAGTCGAGATTGAAGATGCCATAAAGAAGTTGGATGAAAAGAAGGAAGTTATAGAATTAAATATATCCGATTATAATACAAAGATTGACAAGATGGAAAAGACCATAGCCAAGGTAGAAGTCGAGATAAAGGCGGCCGAAAAGGTCGAAAAAGACCAGTACGATATAATGAAGAAAAGAATCAGATATATGTATGAAAACGGAGAATCTGATTATCTTGATATTATTCTGGGTGCTAAGTCTGTTGAAGACCTTCTTAACCAGGGTGAGTATATGGCAAAGATATCCGACTATGACAACACTCTTCTTGACAGATACAAAGAGGCTAAGAGGATAGCTAAGGAAAAGAAGGTAGAGAAAGAGGAAAAGCTTGCAGAACTTAATATGACACTATCCGAACTTGAAGTAAAGAAGGCTGAGAATGAAAGGCTTGCAGAGGCAAAGGGAGTTCAGATAGAAAAGTTTGCGGCCCTCATAAAGGAAGCAGGAAATAAAGTAAGTGAATATGACCTTGAAATAGGTAAAAAAGAGCAGTACATAGACAAGCTTATTGCAGCTGCTGAGAAAGCTGACAGAGAGAGAAGGGAAAGAGAGGCAAGAGAAGCAGCCGCAAGGCTAGCCAATCAGTCTAATCAAACCGGACAGATTGTAACCGGCAAGGCATCTGCATCCGGTATGATATGGCCTATGCCTTACAGCACACGTATTACTTCCGGTTTTGGATACAGGAGTGAGGTAATGTTTGGCTCAGGTACCTTCCACAATGGGATTGATATAGCGGTAAATGCAGGAACGCCTATCATCGCTGCCAAAGCAGGCAGGGTAATAGGAGCGGGATACCATTATTCTATGGGAAATCACGTTATTATTGACCACGGAGGAGGGGTATATACTGTTTATATGCATGCTTCAAAGCTTCTTGTGTCTGTAGGACAGGAGGTTAGCAGAGGAGAAACTATAGCGCTTGTTGGTAGCACAGGTATGTCTACGGGACCACATCTTCACTTTAGTGTAAAGATAAACGGAGCTTATGTGAATCCTCTTAAATATGTATCACCGTAA
- a CDS encoding S41 family peptidase produces MKDNKKFFLGVFIGMIVMVLLAVGLVDLAFQNRNVRMLLFDTVKKMSTISSEETESEKPGNVSGAAIDWNKVTDKEEEIYNTIDDYYLNGIDNDKMKDGIYKGMVDSLGDPYTVYYNSEEYKQFTSSSSGTYSGIGVAVSQNVTTGAITIVKTFKKGSGEKEGMKPGDVIYKVEGKKIEGLELSKVVSMIKGEEGTFVKVTVLRDGKEIEFNLERKKLEVDTVNYRMEERSGKKIGYISVSEFDEVTASQFKNAISELNKEGMEGLVIDLRDNPGGLLDVTCEMLDRMIKKGLLVYTVDKNGKRVDEDATDSDSFDKPVAILVNGNSASASEVFSGAMKDYKAATLVGTRTFGKGIVQSIVPFGDGTAMKVTVSKYYTPNGVNIHGTGIEPDVVVELSKDATKNGKYDRKYDNQLNKALDVVVDKLKK; encoded by the coding sequence ATGAAAGATAATAAAAAGTTTTTTTTAGGCGTATTTATTGGAATGATTGTGATGGTGTTGTTAGCTGTGGGATTGGTAGACCTCGCGTTTCAAAACCGTAATGTAAGAATGCTGCTCTTTGATACGGTAAAGAAGATGTCGACCATTTCTTCTGAGGAGACTGAATCAGAAAAGCCGGGTAATGTCTCAGGAGCAGCCATTGATTGGAACAAGGTTACTGATAAAGAGGAAGAAATATACAATACCATCGATGATTATTATCTTAATGGAATAGATAACGACAAAATGAAGGATGGAATCTACAAGGGCATGGTTGACAGCCTTGGAGACCCATATACAGTATATTACAATTCTGAAGAATACAAGCAGTTTACATCCTCTTCAAGCGGTACCTACAGCGGCATAGGAGTAGCAGTCAGCCAGAATGTGACCACAGGTGCCATCACCATAGTGAAGACCTTTAAGAAGGGTTCCGGCGAAAAGGAAGGGATGAAACCTGGAGATGTTATCTACAAGGTAGAGGGAAAGAAGATTGAAGGTCTTGAGCTCTCCAAAGTAGTGTCTATGATAAAGGGAGAGGAAGGTACCTTTGTAAAGGTAACGGTATTAAGAGATGGTAAGGAAATCGAGTTTAACCTGGAAAGAAAGAAGCTTGAGGTAGACACCGTTAATTACAGAATGGAAGAAAGAAGTGGCAAGAAGATAGGCTATATATCTGTTTCTGAATTTGACGAGGTTACGGCTTCACAGTTTAAGAACGCGATATCTGAGCTTAACAAAGAAGGGATGGAAGGGCTTGTCATTGACCTTAGAGACAATCCTGGTGGACTTCTTGATGTGACCTGTGAAATGCTTGACAGGATGATAAAGAAGGGACTTCTTGTGTATACTGTTGATAAAAACGGCAAAAGGGTAGATGAAGACGCCACGGACAGCGACAGCTTCGATAAGCCGGTAGCCATCCTTGTAAATGGGAATTCTGCTTCTGCTTCAGAAGTATTCTCAGGAGCCATGAAGGACTACAAGGCGGCTACTTTAGTTGGCACAAGGACCTTTGGTAAGGGAATAGTTCAGTCCATTGTTCCTTTTGGAGACGGTACAGCCATGAAGGTAACAGTATCAAAGTACTACACACCAAATGGTGTAAACATCCACGGAACAGGCATTGAGCCTGATGTTGTTGTTGAGCTTAGTAAAGATGCGACCAAAAACGGAAAGTACGATAGAAAATATGATAACCAGCTTAATAAGGCTCTCGATGTGGTTGTAGATAAGTTAAAGAAATAA
- a CDS encoding CsbD family protein produces the protein MSVEDKLDQAKGAVKEGFGKLVGDAKTEAEGAAEKAASKVKEVAENASENVKEVAENAKGAVEGAIDGVKNIFGKDKE, from the coding sequence ATGTCAGTAGAAGATAAGCTTGATCAGGCTAAGGGTGCTGTAAAAGAAGGCTTTGGTAAATTAGTAGGGGATGCAAAAACAGAAGCAGAAGGTGCGGCTGAGAAAGCAGCATCAAAGGTTAAAGAAGTAGCAGAGAATGCTTCTGAGAATGTTAAAGAAGTAGCAGAGAATGCTAAAGGTGCAGTAGAGGGTGCTATTGATGGCGTTAAGAATATTTTTGGCAAGGATAAAGAATAA
- a CDS encoding response regulator transcription factor, translating into MAEILFLEDEVTIREVIAEYMNVAGHKVTECCSGDEAVERLKEKSFDLAVLDIKVPGMSGLKVLEYIRAELKSDMGVIMLTAYEDINTQVEAFNFFADDYITKPASPIILLKRIDVLLRRIKSESSMKETSLVIDDKSYRAYFEGKDLSLTVSEFLLLKTLHDLPNQVLSREQLILSIFNEDYIGNDRIIDAHVKNLRKKLPVNVIDTVIGVGYRWKED; encoded by the coding sequence ATGGCGGAAATATTATTCTTGGAAGATGAAGTAACCATAAGAGAAGTGATTGCGGAATATATGAATGTAGCCGGGCATAAGGTGACAGAGTGCTGCAGTGGAGATGAGGCTGTGGAGAGACTTAAAGAAAAGAGTTTTGATTTGGCTGTCCTTGATATCAAGGTTCCTGGGATGAGTGGTCTAAAGGTGCTTGAATACATAAGGGCTGAGCTTAAGTCTGACATGGGAGTCATTATGCTGACAGCTTATGAAGACATAAATACTCAGGTTGAAGCCTTTAACTTCTTTGCAGATGACTATATAACCAAGCCTGCCTCACCCATTATTCTCCTTAAAAGGATAGATGTGCTGCTTAGAAGAATAAAAAGTGAGAGCAGTATGAAAGAAACTTCACTTGTCATTGATGATAAGTCCTACAGGGCTTATTTTGAAGGAAAAGACCTGAGCCTTACAGTAAGTGAATTCCTACTCCTAAAGACACTTCACGACTTACCTAATCAGGTTTTATCAAGAGAACAGTTAATACTAAGTATCTTTAATGAGGATTACATAGGAAATGACAGGATAATAGATGCTCATGTAAAGAATTTGAGAAAGAAACTCCCTGTTAATGTCATAGATACTGTCATAGGTGTAGGATACAGATGGAAGGAGGATTAA
- a CDS encoding sensor histidine kinase: MKLSNKNLLYSIVLATAVGVFIIGYLLLMLPSLYTSYKKEANYDDFKKSFVSFIESEGNSSKGIPTKSIGIKIPIDGYIIELSNNSMKGRIEIKDKDLRKMLDKLKEGFKNIGAGNDKNKIEDYGKDFEKIIEKFKDKFDKDSFAGNDIMKVDLEYNNNSTDFSEENAKFNSLGESSFIVESSVRDELNKIDYTTFLGVNKGAKYYLLEMAAAVSPSVTDIIPVIFSLLPVIIPVLLLLIFITSGLYSKNIVKPISLLLQDADNRRGSRGYIEPIAVKGNDEIAGLANSLNLLYKSQEEAYDKLNKEGERKEVFMRAFSHQLKTPVTAATLLTDGMIENFGKFSDRDKYLPEVKKQLIVIRQMTDEILRINHIADNITPVNVAVEEMANQALNSVRTMTEVKNIKTSCVGEAEWYLDPNILEQILANLIGNAAKYTEEAGEICILISNERIEVTNQPAHIDEDIKDSLFEAFVTGGKSEAGHGLGLYVAKYFAELSGFILTCENTGDKVAFTIKRKEEPLC; the protein is encoded by the coding sequence ATGAAGCTTTCAAATAAAAACTTATTATACAGCATAGTTTTGGCCACTGCTGTAGGAGTATTCATCATAGGATATCTCCTGCTTATGCTGCCTTCTCTTTATACTTCATATAAAAAAGAGGCTAATTATGATGACTTTAAGAAGTCCTTTGTCAGCTTCATAGAAAGTGAAGGAAATTCTTCAAAGGGTATTCCTACTAAAAGTATTGGGATAAAGATACCGATAGACGGCTATATTATAGAGCTTTCCAACAATTCTATGAAGGGAAGGATAGAAATTAAAGACAAAGACTTAAGAAAGATGCTAGATAAGCTAAAGGAAGGCTTTAAGAATATAGGTGCGGGAAATGATAAAAATAAGATAGAAGACTATGGGAAAGATTTTGAAAAGATAATTGAAAAGTTCAAGGATAAGTTTGATAAAGATAGTTTCGCTGGGAATGATATAATGAAGGTTGACCTTGAGTACAACAACAATTCCACTGATTTTTCAGAAGAAAACGCAAAGTTTAACAGCCTTGGAGAATCATCCTTCATTGTTGAAAGCAGTGTTAGGGATGAGTTGAATAAGATAGATTATACTACATTTTTAGGGGTAAACAAGGGAGCAAAATACTATCTGCTTGAGATGGCTGCGGCAGTTTCACCTTCAGTCACAGATATTATACCTGTTATATTTAGCCTGCTTCCCGTAATCATTCCTGTACTCCTTCTCCTTATCTTCATAACCTCAGGCCTTTATTCCAAAAACATAGTAAAGCCTATTTCCCTGCTTTTGCAGGATGCTGACAACAGGAGGGGAAGCAGGGGATATATAGAGCCTATAGCTGTAAAAGGAAATGATGAAATAGCGGGGCTTGCCAACTCGCTCAATCTTTTGTATAAATCTCAGGAAGAAGCATATGATAAGCTTAACAAAGAGGGCGAAAGAAAAGAGGTGTTTATGAGGGCATTTTCGCATCAGCTTAAAACGCCGGTGACAGCGGCCACTCTGCTTACTGATGGCATGATAGAGAATTTCGGGAAATTTTCAGATAGGGATAAGTATTTGCCTGAAGTTAAGAAGCAGCTTATCGTGATTAGACAGATGACTGATGAGATACTAAGGATTAATCATATAGCGGACAACATCACACCGGTAAATGTAGCTGTAGAAGAAATGGCGAATCAGGCTCTAAACTCAGTACGGACTATGACAGAAGTTAAGAATATAAAGACAAGCTGTGTGGGAGAGGCTGAATGGTACCTTGATCCTAATATTCTGGAGCAGATTCTTGCAAATCTAATTGGAAATGCAGCTAAATATACCGAAGAAGCGGGAGAGATTTGTATTTTGATTTCAAATGAAAGAATAGAAGTTACGAATCAGCCGGCTCATATAGATGAGGATATCAAAGATTCGTTATTTGAAGCCTTTGTGACAGGGGGAAAGAGTGAGGCAGGCCATGGTCTTGGACTCTATGTGGCAAAGTATTTTGCAGAACTTTCAGGCTTCATTTTAACCTGTGAAAACACAGGAGATAAGGTTGCTTTTACCATAAAAAGAAAGGAAGAGCCGTTATGTTAA
- a CDS encoding ATP-binding cassette domain-containing protein — protein sequence MLTLDRVKVSFKDKVALDLGRTIEIADNDRVGVIGSNGAGKTTLIKSILGIVNYQGSIKRGIEADKIAVHMQQNEYIDTVPLRIILEMLIGGRIKNNKKILEMIEFFEFEPCLNKRWKQLSGGQKQRFTLILVMCSESPITLLDEVTSGLDFETRQKLMKKLVQWYKERNTTLLVTSHYYEELEHLVNKILYLDKGKVIDFGNKDDLFRKYCGKAVILCEENNATKEIAKNHRQIVAPEGMIALRCDEAEDEIVITEALSSVNVNYRRSNNDIELMTINAKAVYYRGGKR from the coding sequence ATGTTAACATTAGACAGAGTGAAAGTGAGTTTTAAGGATAAGGTTGCCCTTGACCTTGGACGAACCATAGAGATAGCTGATAATGATAGAGTTGGGGTTATCGGAAGCAATGGAGCAGGAAAAACAACCCTTATAAAGAGTATACTTGGCATAGTTAATTATCAGGGAAGCATAAAAAGGGGGATAGAGGCAGACAAGATAGCTGTTCATATGCAGCAGAATGAATACATAGATACTGTTCCTCTAAGAATTATTCTGGAAATGCTGATAGGAGGGCGTATAAAGAACAACAAGAAGATTCTTGAAATGATAGAATTCTTTGAATTTGAACCCTGTCTTAATAAAAGGTGGAAGCAGTTATCGGGAGGACAAAAACAGAGATTCACCCTGATTTTGGTGATGTGTTCAGAAAGTCCTATCACCCTACTTGACGAGGTGACCTCAGGTCTTGACTTTGAGACCAGACAGAAGCTGATGAAGAAGTTGGTACAGTGGTATAAGGAAAGAAATACAACCCTGCTTGTGACTTCTCATTATTATGAAGAACTTGAGCATCTGGTGAATAAAATCCTTTATCTTGACAAGGGGAAGGTGATTGACTTTGGCAATAAAGATGACTTGTTTAGAAAATACTGTGGAAAGGCAGTCATCCTCTGTGAAGAAAACAATGCTACAAAAGAAATCGCAAAAAATCACAGGCAGATAGTAGCCCCTGAAGGAATGATAGCCCTTAGATGTGATGAAGCAGAGGATGAAATTGTAATCACAGAAGCTCTTAGTAGTGTGAATGTAAACTACAGAAGGAGCAACAATGATATAGAACTAATGACGATTAACGCTAAGGCTGTGTATTATAGAGGAGGAAAAAGATGA
- a CDS encoding ABC transporter permease, with the protein MKKSMFYLVKYEVLSNLYNGYSFFFGAIFPIFLMVIISKGALNDVPSKLKPELTAGLLIGMSMIIPLSTMFIGYAATFSNELEKDVPVRLSLFGMSGTRLFMGKLIANYVFLTFCFALYLVGTLCFVTIASPKPMAVFIWIAAIYLMSGFCIALAHGIANIIRRFGITYALVMAIYFTIMALGGMMGIKLKDLPLELQNISKLFPFTHFSNGYIDFWMGRDYNFAPLIHSLIFFATISIGVMIISFKVRGRAES; encoded by the coding sequence ATGAAAAAATCGATGTTTTATCTGGTGAAATATGAGGTTCTAAGCAACCTGTACAATGGCTATTCCTTCTTTTTTGGAGCAATCTTTCCTATCTTCCTTATGGTAATCATATCAAAGGGAGCCTTAAATGACGTTCCGAGTAAATTAAAACCCGAACTGACCGCGGGCCTCTTAATAGGTATGTCGATGATAATTCCACTTTCCACTATGTTTATTGGCTATGCAGCCACATTTTCAAATGAGCTTGAAAAGGATGTCCCTGTGAGGCTCAGTCTTTTCGGGATGTCGGGAACAAGGCTGTTTATGGGTAAGCTGATAGCTAACTATGTGTTCTTAACTTTTTGTTTTGCTTTATATCTTGTAGGAACTCTATGTTTTGTCACGATTGCCTCTCCAAAACCTATGGCTGTGTTTATCTGGATTGCAGCCATCTACCTGATGTCAGGATTTTGCATTGCCCTTGCACATGGAATAGCAAATATAATCAGAAGATTTGGAATTACCTACGCTTTGGTTATGGCTATATATTTTACCATTATGGCTCTGGGAGGCATGATGGGAATAAAGCTTAAAGACCTTCCTTTGGAGCTTCAAAATATAAGCAAACTATTCCCGTTCACTCATTTTAGTAACGGATACATAGATTTCTGGATGGGAAGAGATTATAACTTCGCCCCTCTTATTCACTCTCTTATCTTCTTCGCAACAATAAGTATAGGAGTGATGATAATTTCATTCAAGGTGAGGGGGAGAGCAGAGAGCTAA
- a CDS encoding M3 family oligoendopeptidase has product MKENWKFSELEYVRPDFEQVKENLKSYIKKGREADSFTAALSAYTESENEINHLMMMYTLVYIRHTLDTSDKFYEEEHEVFNAQFPTFGPISVESGEALNESKYRADFETKFGKQFFTSIELEKKRFSEKNIPLLQEEAKLTSEYQKMMASCKIKFDGKELNLYGIQKYFEHEDREIRKAAYKAYSDFYHSNEKRLEEIWDELIKLRNEMGRNLGFENFIPLGYLRQSRTDYGQKEVASFRRQVESYLVPLCTELYKAQAKRIGVDPLYVYDEKMTFVDGNAVPAGDDDFMMEEAKKMYHELSPETAEFIDFMMEHELLDLKNKPNKASTGYMTSLAPLKAPFVFSCFNGTIFDMQVLTHELGHAFAGYMAMRNQPISEYYSESTDIAEIHSMSMEQFAYPYAERFFGKDADKYRFQHLQDAITFVPFGVAVDEFQHICYEKPELTPKERTYEWHKLEEKYMPWRKYDEADEFMKRGGYWYHKLHIIQHPMYYINYTLTTMGAMEFKKKYAENKEKAWEDYLKLCKVGGSLSYLETLKYANVSSPFEAGSVEKSCSYAKEILEETIKSGKWD; this is encoded by the coding sequence ATGAAAGAAAATTGGAAATTTAGTGAACTCGAATATGTACGCCCTGATTTTGAACAGGTGAAAGAGAACTTGAAGTCATATATTAAAAAGGGAAGGGAGGCAGATAGCTTCACAGCTGCCTTGTCTGCATATACTGAGTCAGAAAATGAAATCAATCATCTTATGATGATGTATACCCTTGTCTATATCAGACATACTCTTGATACCTCAGATAAGTTCTATGAAGAGGAGCACGAAGTGTTTAACGCACAGTTCCCTACCTTTGGGCCGATAAGCGTTGAAAGTGGAGAAGCATTAAATGAAAGCAAGTACAGAGCTGATTTTGAAACCAAATTTGGCAAGCAGTTCTTTACAAGTATAGAGCTTGAAAAGAAGCGTTTTTCAGAGAAAAATATCCCTCTTTTGCAGGAAGAGGCTAAGCTCACGAGCGAATATCAGAAGATGATGGCTTCCTGTAAGATTAAGTTTGACGGAAAAGAGCTTAATCTCTACGGAATACAAAAGTACTTCGAGCATGAGGACAGAGAGATAAGGAAAGCCGCATATAAGGCATATTCTGACTTTTATCACAGTAATGAAAAGCGTCTTGAAGAGATATGGGATGAACTTATTAAGCTAAGAAATGAGATGGGAAGGAATCTTGGCTTTGAGAACTTTATTCCTCTAGGCTACCTCAGACAGAGCAGAACTGATTATGGTCAGAAAGAAGTAGCTTCTTTTAGAAGACAGGTAGAAAGCTATCTTGTACCGCTATGTACGGAGCTTTATAAGGCTCAGGCAAAGCGTATAGGGGTAGACCCTCTTTATGTATACGATGAGAAGATGACCTTTGTGGATGGTAATGCTGTACCTGCGGGCGATGACGACTTTATGATGGAAGAAGCTAAGAAGATGTATCACGAGCTAAGCCCTGAAACAGCTGAATTCATCGACTTTATGATGGAGCACGAGCTCTTAGACCTTAAGAATAAGCCTAATAAAGCATCCACAGGCTATATGACAAGCCTTGCACCTCTTAAGGCTCCATTTGTGTTCTCCTGCTTTAACGGAACCATATTTGACATGCAGGTTCTTACACACGAGCTGGGGCATGCTTTTGCAGGCTATATGGCTATGAGAAACCAGCCTATATCAGAGTATTACTCAGAGTCTACAGACATAGCGGAAATCCATTCCATGAGTATGGAGCAGTTTGCTTATCCTTATGCGGAGAGATTTTTTGGAAAGGATGCAGATAAGTACCGTTTCCAGCATTTACAGGATGCCATTACCTTCGTGCCTTTTGGAGTTGCTGTAGATGAGTTCCAGCATATCTGCTATGAGAAGCCTGAGCTTACGCCTAAGGAAAGAACATATGAGTGGCACAAGCTTGAAGAAAAGTACATGCCTTGGAGAAAATATGATGAGGCTGATGAGTTTATGAAGAGAGGCGGTTATTGGTATCATAAGCTTCATATCATCCAGCATCCTATGTATTATATAAACTATACCCTTACTACTATGGGAGCGATGGAGTTTAAGAAGAAATACGCTGAGAATAAGGAAAAAGCTTGGGAAGACTATCTTAAGCTTTGCAAGGTAGGAGGAAGCCTTAGCTATCTTGAAACCCTTAAATACGCTAATGTATCAAGTCCTTTTGAAGCAGGCTCAGTAGAGAAGTCCTGTTCATATGCAAAGGAGATTTTGGAAGAGACCATTAAGTCAGGTAAGTGGGATTAA
- a CDS encoding epoxyqueuosine reductase QueH: MNKVNYQKLLDEKIEEFTKEGRVPALFLHACCAPCSSYTLEYLSKYFNITIYFYNPNIDTKEEYETRIQELGRLIEEMPLEHEVKLVSGAYEPEKFYEIAKGKEDLPEGGARCYRCYELRMEEAARAAKEYGADYYTTTLSISPHKNADWLNSLGERFGEKYDIPYLYSDFKKKGGYHRSVQLSREYGLYRQDYCGCVYSKEEAERRNEGRAN; this comes from the coding sequence TTGAATAAAGTCAATTATCAAAAACTTTTAGATGAAAAAATAGAAGAGTTTACTAAAGAGGGCAGGGTTCCTGCCCTCTTTCTCCACGCCTGCTGTGCACCCTGCAGCAGTTATACTTTGGAGTATTTGAGTAAGTATTTTAATATTACGATTTATTTTTACAATCCTAATATTGACACTAAAGAGGAGTATGAAACCCGCATACAGGAGCTAGGCAGGCTGATAGAAGAGATGCCTCTTGAACATGAGGTAAAACTTGTAAGTGGAGCATATGAGCCTGAGAAGTTTTATGAAATAGCCAAGGGTAAAGAGGATTTGCCTGAGGGCGGTGCAAGATGCTACCGTTGCTATGAACTACGTATGGAGGAAGCGGCAAGGGCAGCTAAGGAGTACGGAGCGGATTATTATACCACCACTCTTTCCATAAGCCCTCATAAGAATGCAGACTGGCTCAACTCACTTGGAGAAAGATTTGGAGAGAAATACGATATTCCTTATCTTTATTCGGATTTTAAGAAAAAGGGCGGATATCACAGGTCGGTACAGCTCTCTAGAGAATATGGGCTTTACAGACAGGACTATTGTGGCTGTGTTTACTCAAAAGAAGAAGCAGAAAGAAGAAATGAAGGTAGGGCAAATTGA